One region of Malania oleifera isolate guangnan ecotype guangnan chromosome 6, ASM2987363v1, whole genome shotgun sequence genomic DNA includes:
- the LOC131157831 gene encoding pseudo histidine-containing phosphotransfer protein 5-like, protein MENNPLRQQVARIRQSLFDEGLVDKQFVQLEQLEDSNNPNFVEEIVTMFFRDSTKLFATVDEALSKTPLDIRKLERFVHQFKGSSASIGACKLRMECDELREYCKQRNVEGCKASFERMKGHHEALRNKLEAYFQMARQAGPSETAQRPE, encoded by the exons ATGGAGAACAATCCCTTGCGCCAACAGGTTGCCAGAATAAGGCAATCGCTCTTCGATGAg GGGCTTGTGGACAAGCAATTTGTTCAGCTGGAGCAACTGGAGGACAGTAACAACCCCAACTTTGTTGAAGAGATTGTTACTATGTTTTTCCGGGACTCCACCAAGCTGTTTGCTACTGTGGATGAGGCACT AAGCAAAACTCCCCTTGATATCAGAAAGCTGGAGAGGTTTGTTCATCAGTTCAAAGGGAGCAGTGCCAG TATTGGAGCCTGCAAGCTGAGGATGGAGTGTGATGAGCTTAGGGAGTATTGCAAGCAACGAAATGTTGAAGG ATGCAAGGCAAGTTTTGAGAGAATGAAGGGACACCATGAAGCTTTGAGGAACAAGCTTGAGGCCTATTTTCAg ATGGCAAGACAAGCTGGTCCTTCTGAGACAGCTCAGAGGCCTGAGTAG